A window of Nicotiana sylvestris chromosome 8, ASM39365v2, whole genome shotgun sequence genomic DNA:
aggtttgcctacatatttcacatccggtgagaatcagacccgcgtagttcagttAGTTTCCACATAATTGGAAAAACATGGTATTGACTCACTTTTATCTTCCTAtctcatttttttcaaaaaaattggtAGGGTTTCAAGGTATTTTCAAATACCAGGGTTTTCAGAACTGgattgtcacaaccctaaacccagAGCCGGTCGTGATGTCGCCTCTCGCGAAGATAAGGCCAGTTGATACAATACCCTATTCATTTtaacaattaaactaacacaatataagtcattaacatgattaaatcccaaaagaaacagtgaaacagtacaatttgtggaacaaacacagcccgacattggggtgtcaccagtcatgagcatctaaacatgtgtctaagagtttgaaagagtttatacagtctattacagaactagaaaCAGAGAGTAAGATAGGAgagagaagcactgggctgcgaacacagagcaactacctagtggactccgaatggCTTGCTGGGAGCAAACAACCCTCACTGATGAGACCTGatgctcctgaatctgcacataggatgcagggagtaaagtgagtactccaactcagtgtgTAATAACAACAAATGAAGACTgtgcgataagaaatcacgtaaagcacaacaCCATACTATAAAGACAGAGTGTAAAACCAGtaaaatgcaataaaatagtgaaatcttataaaaacaccttagttcagaataagcttctttaaaacacctttttaatagttaaacgAGTAAATGAAAAGCTGCTAGAAAAGATAAccacataaaatccgcccctcgggcacaatgtcaacagaatcagcctATTGGGCAATaacatagaacaacaccagctgtttaccgtgaaaatggtaataacaattaaatttgttgatgggactctaaaaatatgtgatctatttttatgcaagTTGGTTAAGTAGCTGATGTTGTGTGTGAAGTTTAGAAACGAGATAAAAAGCAAAAAGTgaagtgataaccaaaccgatgggccaattatcggggcctcgagcctaTCAATtcaaggcctcgaggtcgattccagaGTTCGACTGTGAGCTATCGAGGGGGGTCAAAatatgactaacagttataataagattggcggaggctctttatggccaatgataagcaataagtGATTAACAAATTATGAAGACAATAAATGAaggcaataatatcaagagaatatgttagagagcaaatggaatgttcttgtatatttcgtgtggagcaattGGAGAAACAGAGTTTAACAGAATGGTAGAAAtgccccttatataggagggggatcttaccatagtacaaaatacattaactaCCCGGATACGGGGATGGGAAATCTAGATATGATGTCCTGACACCCTACATTTTGTTTAGAATAGCccgctaggctctgtcagtcttaGCCAAATGTTTTGGGAACTTCCCTTTTTTCTTATATACCTGTTGGTCTGCACTGACCTGAGATCGTGCCCCGATGACCCTTGACAGTAAACCTCGACCTCGATCTCGAACCTCGAGAAACACGTTCGCGGGGCACCATGATAATGACAAAATTTGTTACCCCCGGTTTTACCATAcatagatagtctccgcgtttcttagatTGACAGTGACAAGAAATGACCTTGAATTTCTTCCTCCTTCGATGGTCTTGTAACGACTTTAGGCAAAAAGCGCAAAGACATGATGCACACGCAGCCCCTAAATATTTTCACATTGACTATGGCAGTTGGCTGTCTCTTGGCCTTCTTCAATGCGCACGCGGGGTTTCTATAAATACTCCCCTTCTTATTTCCTGCAACTCATTATATTCCCAAACCTCAGAAAAAGGTTCGTTCTTCATTTGCTTTCTCTTTTTTTAGGAATGTAACTCTCCTTCTTCTTCCGGAAATTTCTAGAAATGGGAAAaacttctgcttctgcttcttagGAGGCTGTGGCCTCGTCCTCTTCGCTCCTATCTCAAGGTGAAGTGACGATGCCTCCTCGTGCAGAGGAATGTGTTCCAGGGTCTTTCGTGATGGCTTCTGATTTTAGGGCCCAGAGACCTTCCTCAAAGCCGGGGAGCAGCGAGCCCGTGACTCAGTATATTACCTCGATAACAAACATCAGAAGAGTGAAAGCTGATTGTCACTGGGGCGACACGGTGCTTGTGGATatcccttctctggaggaggataTTATGACACACAAATAGGTTTCCTCAGTGTGTACACCTATCTGTTTACTCTAAGGCCGGTGGGGCCATGTTCGCCCCCGATCAACCCCGTAATCCTCGACTTCTGCTAACGATGCCAAGTGACCCTTGGCCAGATCCATTATTCATTCTGGCTTGTTGTTTACATGATCAGGTACTACATGAACATGATCGGGGAGATGTCTCTCACTCTTGATCATCTGTTTAGGATGTAGAGCCCCCGTCTTCCATGGGGGTTTGGTCAAACTCTGCTACCGAGCCCCGAGTTCCCTCTTTGCCTGTACTGAGGAGCTCGAAAAGGGGGATGGATAAGCTAATTTGTCCGAGTCAGGACTTCTGACATGATCTCGGTGGAAAAGATACCGTTCCGAGAGAGGTGGAATGTGGAGCATAAGTAGACCTGCTACCTTGGCTTCCCTCGCTTCTCTCCAACTATGTTCTTTTAATCACTTAACATGTATTCTTTTTTTGTTACTGCAGCCACAACAATTTACCCCGATACAGTTTTGGACCACCAAAATTGGGTTGGTCGCCTGTACTCGATTTGCCCGTATGCTGAGCGAGTGTGGAGTAATTTATCTTAGTCTCGGTGGGAAGCCAAGGAACATGGTTAGCATCTACCCTTGCCGTAGTTATCCCTTTCAACTTAAATCGCGACTGGCAACGCTCCCATTCCCTGTGCTTACCTTTTTGCCTTTGTGTAGGCTTTGGGGAAGTCCCCTTGATGAATGGAGCTTTACCCGGCAGGGAAGGCACTTTTGTACCCGAtgaagggaagaaaagacaaGGGAATCCATTGGATGGACCTTCTAAATCTAAGAGGATTAAGGCAGAAGAGACTAAGGCTGACTCGGCAGATCTAACCCCGAAAATAGCGGGAAACCCTTGAGTTGAGGGGGAGGAGGAAAACAACTTCTTGACAACGCCCGAGGGAGGGATAAACCTGGTCGATCCTAGGGTCATAAAGATGGTGGCTTTCGAGCCGGAGATTGATACTGTTGCGGCCACACTTTGTGGCGGAGAGACAATTGAAGGAGTATTGGGTTCTTTCCCTGAGCTAGTCGGTGGTCAGAGTTCTCCTTGATCCGAGGAGCCTTCGTTAGGTAGTTTGGAGGGGACTAGTTCAGGGACCCTGGATAGACAAGGGATGTTCCTGACTGACCTTGCTAGTGCTGTGGTCATGATTGATTCTCCTCAGGGAACGATCCTACCTTTTAAAGTAGTTCAGAATGCCCCGTGCAAAGAATCTTTTGATGCTGGGATGCCTGTCAAAGACAGAGATGTGCCTGAAAGGCTCCCAACCATTTCCCGATGGAGTTATTGAGGTCGATGCTTCCCTCGTCTTTGGTGAAATGAGTAGGCTTTGCAAGCAGGTAACCTTCGTTTTCCCTGTCCTTCGCTCGGGCCTCGGTTTTCTTGACCTTTTTatttctaacttgtcttttttgTAGCTTTAGGCCAAGGTGCTTTACAATCGAACTTTCAGCCGGTATTAAGTCGAGGTGACCCGCCTCGAGTGTGAGAAGGATCTCCTTACTGAGCATGTTATCTAGTCCTCGTTTGCCTTTATCTGAATGTTTTGCCAGAACCCATTGTTTTAACATCTCGGATCTGATTTATGTAGTTTGAGAAAGAACACGCCCTAATAAGGGAGGACCTTCAGGCCAAAGATTCTGAAGTCTCCGAACTCAAACGGCGTGAGAGAGAGATGCCCTTCAGCAGAGGGTGATATTAGTTGGGCGTCAGGTTAGTGAGGCATGGGAGGATAGTGGAAAGCACAGAGGTCTCCATTGCGAGCTGGTGGCTGCATTATCTAGGAGCATGACTGAAGTCGAGACGCTTATATGTTTGCATTGAGAATATGCCATTAAGACAAGTGCCCAAGCCGAAGGGGCACCCGAGGGGACCGAGCCGAGGTCGTCTCGAGAAGTGGATATACGTCTAGGAGATATCATTTTGCCTGCTGAGTTCGGGAGGATGGAGACCCTGGAGAAGGGACATGCTACCTTGCTTGCTTTTGGGGGTGCGCCGAGCAGTGGCTCAGGATGTGACAAAAGAGAAGGAGGAGCCCCTGGAGGGGAGGAAGCCATCGAAGAGAGGCTGGTGAAGGACTCGTAGTAGTTAGGATGCAACCTTTGGTGGAGACACCGGAGACCTCCCTTTCGATGGTAGATTAAGATCCGGTTTGGTTCTCTATTTGTAAGGGTTTTTTCAAGACTTGTAAACATCCCCCTGGAGGTTATAAGAAGGGTTTTTATTTCTTGTTCCTCCCATACTTTTTTCTTTTCGGAAATACTATGTGATGTTCTTTGACTTCAAACTAGGGTCCTGTCTTTGGGAAAGACCCCCGGGCTTCACCGTCATCGATACTGGTGACAATGACTTATACACACCGAATCGGTTACTTCTTAGAGTAAGTTGGCATTTGAGCTATTGTGTTATTGCTTTCAGGCAtttttatttggtcgagtttAGTCTTTGAGTCGGATCTCGACTTGAGTTCATATGAACCTCAAGTTTTTAGGATTTCGAGTTGGCCCTCGGGCTCTTACGCATTCGATTGGAGTGACCTTATGTTTAGGTGGCCTTAGGTCTCATTAGGAttgcgacaatggctcttacactttgcccttaggcatatatagttaactgttttgggttcagtcttcgaatcgggtttcgactcgagctcaatcgaccctcaagttttcgaaTTTGAGTGGGttggtgacagtggctcttacgccttaggtCGAAGTGTCCTTTTATGTGTGCGTCCTTGAGgatcattaggctggcgacaatggctcttacgctctgcccataggcatgtatagttaactattttgagtCCAGTCTCTGAATTGgattacgactcgagctcattttgaccctcaaattTTTAGATTTcaagttggcgacaatggctcttacgcttttgtaACGACCCTAGTTCGCCCTCCATGTActgtcatgacgacacctagtctctatgacgaTGTAAAcctaacaagtgcggaaataaaATTGAAACTTGCGgaaatataaataaaggaaaaccaAGAATAACCAAAGAGGGAAGCAATATATAGAAAGTCGTTCGGCATATACATCAGGACATCTCAAACTTCTACAatactatcccaaaacccggaaactcacgtgAACACAAGCTAGAAGAAATATAGTAAAGTGCTCCAATATCCaaaatgtctacatcaacagtaaGATAGAAAGGCTAACACTACATGATAGAATAAAGATAGAGACTCCTTGGTCTacagacgcggcagatgtacctcgaagtctctgaaagATCTCCAAGCCTCAAGGGTGAtaagcctgagtagaggtacctggatctgcacatgaaaaacatgcacttaaaggggcatgagtacaccacagtggtacttagaaagtgccaagcctaacctcggttgggtagtgacaaggtaggtcagggccctactgaggtaaaTAATAATAAACATCACAGGATAAGATAAACAGTATAAATGAGAATCTACAGTAAAAATCTATACAGTatgataagagtacaataacgaaaacagaaataaaggcaTAACACAAGGAAAACACCGCTCACATCAAGGacaataaccggggatctcttggtatcctcaatatgtacactagggatctcttggtatcccacacctcagtccatatcataaatacgtgcaggggatTTCCCGGGATgttgtcctgtagtcccaaattaaaatacacagcagcagctcaagaatatcaaaataaATACTAAGTTCGtaacaagtaaacagttaattctagcctagcatgcttcacgtaacgcaaataaggcagtttaagcaaataggaaatcaagtcaactaagcatgcttttctaaactaacacaGACTATGTTTTCAAGTagaataaaaccagataataaaggaactcagtttaaatacttaaagtaaaactggatattcaacaattagctcatgtacgcgctcgtcacctcacttaCAAGGAATTTCAACTATCAAATATGATATCATAAGGataaggtcccccacacaaggttagacaagccacttaactcgaaccggctcaaaatcaactcgaaaccacactTTTGCAACGAGTATccgacttcaaatggcccaaatatattcaattcaattgcatattgtaaataacacctcaagtaactaattctacaattaaagtcgaAGCTAATACGCGGAATTATGTAAAATGATCAAAAcacccctcaggcccacgtctcggaatcgggtgaaatttacatttccTAAAACCTCgaactctcacgagtctatacataacaagaatacTGAAATCGGAGACAAAATTGTTCCCTCAAATCCtcttaattcttaagacaaccgtccgggtcatcacatcctcctacacttaaacattctttcgttctcgaacgagcatagagacatatctgaagtagtgaaaagatgagggtagcgGCTGcgtatatcctgctcggtctcccaggtcgcctcctcgaccggctgaccctgcaactgaaccttcactgatgcaatgttctttgaccttagctttctgacctgcctatccaatatcgtcactggctcctcaacataagatagatccgtTCCAACTGGattgaactaaaatccaacacatgcaacggatcaccgtgatacatccggagcatcgaaacatgaaataccggatgaactcctgccaagctgggaggtaaggcaagcttataagaaacctccccaacacgcctcaatatctcaaaagggccaataaacctcggactcaatttccctttcttcccaaatctctaacgcccttcataggcgaaactcaaAGCAGAACCCTCTCTcctaccatataggaaacatcacgaaccttccggtccgcataactcttctgtctggactgggatgTACGAATTCTATCCTGAATCGCCTTTAACCTTCTCCAAAACATCCTCAAACAAATCtatgcccaatagtctagcctcccccggttcaaaccaacccactggggatctataccacctaccatataaagcctcatacggcgcCATCTCAATACTAGaatgataactattgttgtaagcaatcTCCGCCactggcaagaactgatcccaagaccctccaaactcaatcacacatgcatggagcatatcctcaaaaatcttaATAGTGCTCTCGGACTatccatccatctgagggtgaaatgttgtactcaactctacccgagtacctaactcatgctgaacgaccctccaaaaccgtgatgtaaactgagtacctctatctaaaataatggaaacttgaataccatgcagacgaacaatctcccaaatataaatctctgccaaacattccaaagaataagtagtaatacacatgaatgaaatgagcagacttggtcagccgatccacaatcacccaaatagcatcaaacttcttaaaagtccgtgggagtccaactacaatgtccatggtgatctgctcccacttccactccagaatctctatctgttaagcaacccacccggtctttggTTCTCATACTTTAACTGCTGGTAGTTGAggtaccgagctacaaatccaactatatctttcttcatccgcctccaccaatagtgctgcctcaaatcctgataaatCTTTGTgacacccagatggatggaataccgcaaattatgggcctcctctaaaatcaactctcacaGCTCATCAATATTGGGTAGACAAATatgaccatgcatcctcaataccccatcatcactaatagtcacatctttggcatcaccgtgctgaaccttgtccttgaggacaagtaaataggggtcatcatactgccgctccctaacACGGTCAACTAAGGAAGACTAAGAAACCACGAAAGCtagaactcgactgggctccgaaagatccaatctcacaaactggctggctaaggcttgaacatccatcgcgataggcctctccgatgctggtaaatattcCAAACTCCCAAAACTCTCtacccggcgactcaaggcattagccactacattagcctttcccgggtgatacaaaatggtgatgtcatagtccttcagcaactccaaccacctcctctggcacaaatttagatccttttgattgaacaaatgctgcaagctatgatagtcagtataaatctcacagggaaccccatataaataatggcgccaaatcttcaggatgtgaataatggcagctaactcaaggtcgtgaacagggtagttcttctcatgaatcttcaactgtctagacgcgtaggcaatcaccctaccgtcctgcatcaacaacACTTCAAGtctaatcctcgaggcatcacaatagaccgtataagatgCTGAACCCGAAGGTAATACCAAAACTAGGGTTGTAGTCAAtaatgtcttgagcttctgaaaggtcacctcacactcctccgtccattgaaatggagcacctttctgggtcaatcttCTCATAGGGGCTAcgatcgatgaaaaccccttcacaaaGTGACGGTAATATCCCGTCAAGCCAAGGAAATTGCAGATCTCCGTAGCTGAGGATGGTATGGGCAACTCTGctctgcctctatcttcttcggatccacttgaataccctcactcgataccacgtgaactaagaatgccactgaatccaaccaaaactcacatttcgagaacttttcatataacttcttctctctcacaTCAAACCTCACTGTTGTTTGGATATTGTGTGCTCTTGCCGGGTTTATTTTGTTATTGCTTATCTTGTGCTCTTGTCAAGCGTAGCTGTGAGTAGCTATATATGTACAAATTAGTCACTTTTGTTGTcctattttattgttttctttcttcttttatttattctttagtagtttatagtttatgttattatttttttctcctttaatattagttattgttaattatttttttacaagtttttattattttatttctttagtAGTATTTTGTTGGGTTTTCTTTATACTATTATTCTTTCCCAAGGAGCATTTTTGTGTTGAACCGGGTGACTTTTCttatgatggatggcgtgacgactttcttaagggaattagtcttgtttTGTTATATGGAGACTTTTGGATTATTTGGTACTAATAGAATTAGTCTCTTGCATGTGAAAGGTGAATTAAGAATACCCCTCCGAATTTTGGTTTTAAATTGAAATAGTAAATGCATGGGAAGGAGTGAATTCTATGATAACTTTTTGGCTCTTTTAGTTACTATTTGCCCACTAGGTTGCATGATATTGCTCTAAATGCtcttaaaaaaaagtaaaataaaataatcatGACTAGTTCATCTGCTATGTGTGTTAGTTTTTGTTAGAAATAATTCTTGTGTTTACTTAtatcatctagaacttgcccggttggtctTTCAATGCTAATGTTAGTTATGTTTGGTTAGAGGGATGACCTTAAGCATtctttctaatatttgaaaaacctcTTTAGCCTTTCGAGTCTACTATTGCATAAATATTATCACTAGCTTACcccatttgagcctttaaccttttctttggcgACTTTATTATAAATTTTTACCCTTTTGTGAAATAATTCCATCTTTTGAACCTGTCCCTCCTTAAATATTGAGAATGAGGTTCAAAGCCTAAGTTGGGGATGTTGGTGTCAAAGTGGAAATTGGTAAGGTTGTATATTGAGGTATAATTACTCAAGCTCCAAAAGGaaatagctatatatatatatatatatggagtaTTGAGAAAATTAGAGAGGAACCTTAAGGTAGTTCAATGTTGGTAACTAGATGCCAATAAAGGTTATGTGGTTTAAAAAGAagcaaaatgcaaaaataaagacaaatgagagtagtgttcaaggagggtgtagtcacttGTACCCAAATACTTATCCTACCCTTTCCTAAACCGACATTACAtgcttaaaaagtccttatgggatctccaaccGAATGTTCTTGAATAGGCggtgaattaaaataagggcaggTTTATTGCATCATATTTTGTAACACTTGAAATTCTTTGTTGAGAGTGAGCGTCTTTGTGCATTTTTTCTTTGTGTTGTTATTGTAAATATGGTGATCTTGGGACTTTCTttcttgtgagggcacatgaattaGGATGGAATGGTAACATTGTTGTATCCAAAAATGAGTAAATAAAACATATGTAGTAGACTAGTTCTTTTGAGTCACTTCTTGAGGCTTTTTGTTGTCACTTGATTACTTTGGAAATCCTTTGCATTTTATGAAAGTGTTTTTTTAATGAGGGAGTTATTTGGTAAAGATTCGCGTGGTTGAGCCTAATAATTAGTACCAACCAAATCAATAAGTATGGTGCTTAATTGGAGAATATGATTTGTAAATGATAGCAATACTACTTGAGCTTTAAATGTTAGAGCCTCATTGAATTGTTGGATTTGATTTGCTTCAGGACAAGCAAAATCTTTAAGAATTAAGATAGGGtgttgatgagtggtgattttaccactcattctagtctcttttctttagtttttatgttctttaactataatatgaggtcgtttatgatgtgtattgttagattttcaaGTAAATGATGCCATGAAGTGATTTGAATTCAATTGAGAAAAAAGGGTGAAAACAATGCAAAACTCACATGTGATTCCACATCTAGAGAAGATTGGTCGCAGAAACGGCCTCCCGTCTGCGAAGCTGTGCATACTCGCactaggaccgcatctgcgagtcaAGAGCCGAATCTGCTATTGCGCATCTACGCATGGAGGACCGCATGTGCGGAGACAGAAATCAGTTCAAATGCTAGATAAGGGAAACACATAAGGGAAATTTGTACTACTaagactgaatcaactgtagagTTATCAAAACGGACATCTCTCATATAAGCTAGATACGCCtcacaccctttctcaaccattTGTTGAGCCTTAAGAAATGAGATAACCCTACTAGGAGTGTGATATAAAGTATCCCTCCACTTTACTCATGGTACGCCTAGCATAGTCAGCGTCACAGTTTTGGTGTGACAagcaagaatagcataatgggccgaaaaccagtccatgcctaagataacgttaaaatctaccatgctgagtaataataaatcggctctggtttcAAAACCACTACGATCAATCAAACAGGAccgataaacgtggtccacaataagagaatctcccataggagtagaaacataaacaggagaactcaaagaatcccgagatacgctCAAATGtagggcaaaataagaggacacataagaataagtggagcctggatcgaataaaactgatgcatctctatgaaaaACAAGGACAATACCTGTTATGATAGAATCAGCCTCAGTAcgagtaggaagggcatagtatctggcctggactccccctctagggcaacctctacctccccaacctccacctctagctggctggacaGGTGGGGCAGCAACTGCTGCTGTGATCATAGCTTGGGAACTCTGCggagcacgctgtggctgagaagtctatggaggtgcatcCCGTCTTTGTCTGGGGAAATCCTCACCATATGGTGTGTGTCGCCTCACTCTAATAAAGATTTGGGAGGATGTGGCAGTTGTCACTGGCATGGGCTAGGTCTGCTGTAGTGACCGCTGAAAGCACCCTgtgcaggaggtgcactagatactagaggtgcataataaggcttctGAGGTCAAGGAGGAGCTGGAACACCACTATctactagaagagctgaatgaacggggtgactcatataacccctaacATGATGAACTGCAGTTAGGGCACGGGCACAAGAATAatgcccgactctcgagacctcttcgcctccctctcctctctatccggagcatgcatatcctctacTCTCttatgctcaccacctgctgataagaaatatccatctccaactcccaggccatgctagatctgatgctaggaataagcccctcaatgaacTGGTGAACTCTATCGCGAACCATAGCGACCAACGGTAGTGCATGTCTAGTCAAGATAGTGAAACCGAGAGAATACTATTAAATAGTCATAGTActctagcgcaaatgctcaaactctatggCATATGTCTCTGAAGCTGTGAGGGAAATACTCCCtcaaaaacaaatctgaaaactaggtccatgtaagggaagctgCCTCTGCTGGGCTGTCCAACTCATAATTACGCCACCACTAGTAGGCTGCTCCTCAAtgttggaaggcagtgaaagaaaccccacatGATCGTGATATACCATAGTGTGGAGGATACGGAAGCACTCCTCCATAAATCATAGAGCATCAtgtgatgctagaccactgaatatagtaggcttgtacttcttgaacctctcgagCCTCCACTTCTTATCCTCTGAAGTTGtttccctgtcctcgggctgaactggggctacagGCGGTACCGGTAAAACCTCTAGGATCTGATCAACTTGGAACCACTACTCTAGGGTGTGGGCAGCGGGAGTCTgtactcctcccccggcctgggatgtcgctgcagtaaggggaatcaaccttgcctgagctagagtggtgtacatgctcacgaactgtgcaagggtctcatgaagagctggaatagtagtagcagtag
This region includes:
- the LOC138875380 gene encoding uncharacterized protein, with amino-acid sequence MITAAVAAPPVQPARGGGWGGRGCPRGGVQARYYALPTRTEADSIITGIVLVFHRDASVLFDPGSTYSYVSSYFALHLSVSRDSLSSPVYVSTPMGDSLIVDHVYRSCLIDRSGFETRADLLLLSMVDFNVILGMDWFSAHYAILACHTKTVTLTMLGVP